One segment of Manihot esculenta cultivar AM560-2 chromosome 4, M.esculenta_v8, whole genome shotgun sequence DNA contains the following:
- the LOC110613464 gene encoding alkaline/neutral invertase E, chloroplastic: protein MAASEAALRVLSSGLPHLYSSSPYFNNWKPVFSLKSVNCRNNGGSLHQKSSRMLWKYTRANSCQGKNIACYVETERAKRLESIRCECQRADSVSRITANENIPSISLPVNAGDVKVNGNVDSAKTVRDTSHKTNECSVVEEAWDLLRESVVYYCGNPIGTIAANDPSDTSILNYDQVFIRDFIPSGIAFLLKGEFDIVRNFILYTLQLQSWEKTMDCHSPGQGLMPASFKVRTVPLDGDDSATEDILDADFGEAAIGRVAPVDSGLWWIILLRAYGKCTGDLSVQERVDVQTGIKMILKLCLADGFDMFPTLLVTDGSCMIDRRMGIHGHPLEIQALFYSALLCAREMLAPEDGSADLIRALNNRLVALSFHIREYYWIDMRKINEIYRYKTEEYSYDAVNKFNIYPDQIPSWLVDFMPNRGGYLIGNLQPAHMDFRFFSLGNLWSIVSSLATVDQSHAILDLIEAKWADLVAEMPFKICYPALEGQEWRIITGSDPKNTPWSYHNGGSWPTLLWQLTVACIKMNRPEIAEKAVKLAERRISKDKWPEYYDTKKARFIGKQARLFQTWSIAGYLVAKLLLDNPSAAKILVNEEDTELQNTFSCIINANPRRKRGRSGYKQPFIV, encoded by the exons ATGGCTGCTTCAGAAGCAGCTTTACGAGTTCTATCCAGCGGTTTACCTCACCTGTATTCTTCTAGTCCATATTTCAACAATTGGAAGCCTGTGTTTTCCTTAAAATCAGTGAACTGCAGGAATAATGGAGGCTCACTGCACCAAAAGTCATCAAGAATGTTATGGAAATACACAAGGGCAAATTCTTGTCAGGGTAAGAATATTGCTTGCTATGTAGAGACTGAACGTGCTAAGAGGCTGGAATCTATCAGATGTGAGTGCCAAAGGGCTGATAGTGTTAGCCGCATAACTGCAAATGAGAATATACCATCTATTTCACTCCCTGTAAATGCAGGGGATGTCAAAGTGAATGGTAATGTAGATTCAGCAAAAACAGTTAGAGATACATCGCACAAGACAAATGAGTGTTCAGTTGTGGAAGAAGCATGGGATCTTCTCCGAGAATCTGTCGTTTACTATTGTGGTAATCCTATTGGGACAATTGCTGCTAATGATCCATCCGATACTAGCATTCTGAACTACGATCAGGTCTTTATTCGAGACTTCATTCCTTCTGGAATAGCTTTTCTATTGAAGGGAGAGTTTGATATTGTACGGAACTTCATCCTTTATACCCTTCAATTGCAG AGTTGGGAGAAAACCATGGATTGTCACAGTCCTGGTCAAGGGTTGATGCCTGCTAGTTTCAAGGTGCGCACTGTACCCCTTGATGGCGATGATTCTGCTACTGAGGACATTTTAGATGCTGACTTTGGTGAAGCAGCAATTGGCCGAGTTGCACCAGTTGATTCTG GATTATGGTGGATTATATTGTTACGAGCTTATGGAAAATGCACTGGAGATCTTTCTGTGCAAGAGAGAGTTGATGTGCAGACTGGgattaaaatgattttaaaacTGTGTCTTGCTGATGGTTTTGACATGTTCCCAACTTTATTGGTGACGGATGGCTCTTGCATGATAGATCGTCGCATGGGAATTCATGGACATCCATTGGAGATTCAG GCACTCTTTTATTCGGCATTACTCTGTGCACGTGAAATGCTTGCACCTGAGGATGGATCAGCTGACCTCATTAGAGCTCTTAACAATCGTCTAGTTGCACTATCTTTCCACATTAGGGAATACTATTGGATTGATATGAGAAAAATTAATGAGATCTATCGATATAAGACAGAGGAATACTCATATGATGCCGTTAACAAGTTTAATATCTACCCAGATCAAATCCCTTCTTGGTTGGTGGACTTCATGCCCAATAGAGGAGGTTATTTGATTGGAAACCTGCAGCCTGCTCACATGGACTTCCGTTTCTTCTCTCTTGGAAACTTATGGTCTATAGTGAGTAGTCTTGCAACGGTGGATCAGTCGCATGCCATATTGGATCTTATTGAAGCAAAATGGGCAGATTTAGTGGCTGAGATGCCATTTAAAATATGTTATCCCGCTCTTGAAGGCCAGGAATGGAGAATTATTACGGGCAGTGATCCTAAGAACAC TCCTTGGTCTTACCACAATGGAGGTTCATGGCCAACTTTACTTTGGCAG CTCACAGTGGCTTGCATAAAGATGAATAGACCTGAGATTGCAGAAAAAGCAGTTAAGCTTGCTGAGAGGCGCATATCTAAAGACAAGTGGCCAGAATACTATGATACTAAGAAAGCAAGGTTTATCGGAAAACAGGCCCGGCTATTTCAAACCTGGTCAATTGCAGGTTATCTCGTCGCGAAGCTGCTTCTTGACAATCCAAGTGCAGCAAAGATCCTTGTGAATGAAGAGGATACAGAACTTCAAAATACCTTTTCTTGTATAATCAATGCCAATCCCAGGAGAAAACGTGGCCGAAGCGGATATAAGCAGCCCTTCATAGTATGA
- the LOC110613414 gene encoding histone deacetylase 9 isoform X2 → MRSKDRISYFYDGDVGSVYFGPNHPMKPHRLCMTHHLVLSYELHKKMEIYRPHKAYPVELAQFHSADYVEFLHRIAPDTQHLFANELARYNLGEDCPVFENLFEFCQIYAGGTIDAARRLNNQLCDIAINWAGGLHHAKKCEASGFCYINDLVLGILELLKYHARVLYIDIDVHHGDGVEEAFYFTDRVMTVSFHKYGDLFFPGTGDVKDVGEREGKFYAINVPLKDGIDDTSFNRLFKTIISKVVETYLPGVIVLQCGADSLARDRLGCFNLSIDGHAECVRFVKKFNLPLLVTGGGGYTKENVARCWTVETGVLLDTELPNEIPDNEYIKYFAPEYSLKIPGGQIVPPDFYIPDFDEDEQNPDERMDQHTQDKHIQRDDEYYEGDNDNDHNMDAP, encoded by the exons ATGCGCTCCAAGGACAGAATTTCTTACTTCTATGACG GGGATGTGGGTAGCGTTTACTTTGGGCCGAATCATCCAATGAAGCCACACCGGCTTTGTATGACTCATCATCTTGTTCTCTCCTATGAGCTCCATAAGAAGATGGAGATTTAT CGGCCTCACAAGGCATATCCTGTTGAGCTTGCGCAGTTCCATTCAGCTGACTATGTTGAATTTTTACACCGGATTGCACCAGACACTCAACActtgtttgcaaatgaattGGCAAGAT ATAATCTTGGAGAAGATTGTCCTGTCTTTGAAAACCTGTTCGAATTTTGTCAAATTTATGCTGGTGGAACAATAG ATGCTGCACGTAGATTAAACAACCAACTATGTGACATTGCTATAAACTGGGCTGGTGGATTACACCATGCCAAGAAGTGTGAGGCATCTGGATTTTGCTACATCAACGACTTAGTTTTGGGGATTTTGGAGCTTCTGAAATATCATGCACGTGTTTTATATATTGATATAGACGTACATCATGGTGATGGTGTCGAAGAAGCCTTTTATTTCACTGACAG GGTGATGACCGTGAGTTTTCACAAGTATGGGGATTTGTTCTTTCCTGGAACCGGAGATGTTAAG GATGTAGGAGAAAGAGAAGGAAAGTTTTATGCTATAAATGTCCCCCTGAAGGATGGCATAGATGACACCAGCTTCAATCGACTTTTTAAAACA ATTATCTCCAAGGTTGTAGAGACATATCTGCCAGGTGTAATAGTTCTTCAATGTGGAGCAGATTCTTTAGCTAGAGATCGCTTAGGCTGTTTCAATCTCTCCATTGATG GGCATGCTGAATGTGTTAGGTTTGTGAAGAAATTCAATTTGCCTTTACTG GTTACTGGAGGTGGAGGGTACACAAAAGAGAATGTTGCTCGATGTTGGACTGTTGAAACAGGAGTTCTTTTAGATACAGAGCTACCTAATG AGATCCCAGATAATGAGTATATCAAATATTTTGCCCCCGAGTATTCTTTGAAGATTCCAGGTGGACAAATA GTTCCACCCGATTTTTATATTCCTGATTTTGATGAAGACGAGCAAAACCCAGATGAGCGCATGGATC aGCATACTCAAGACAAGCATATTCAAAGAGATGATGAATATTATGAAGGGGACAATGACAATGATCATAACATGGATGCTCCTTGA
- the LOC110613414 gene encoding histone deacetylase 9 isoform X1, whose protein sequence is MRSKDRISYFYDGDVGSVYFGPNHPMKPHRLCMTHHLVLSYELHKKMEIYRPHKAYPVELAQFHSADYVEFLHRIAPDTQHLFANELARYNLGEDCPVFENLFEFCQIYAGGTIDAARRLNNQLCDIAINWAGGLHHAKKCEASGFCYINDLVLGILELLKYHARVLYIDIDVHHGDGVEEAFYFTDRVMTVSFHKYGDLFFPGTGDVKDVGEREGKFYAINVPLKDGIDDTSFNRLFKTIISKVVETYLPGVIVLQCGADSLARDRLGCFNLSIDGHAECVRFVKKFNLPLLVTGGGGYTKENVARCWTVETGVLLDTELPNEIPDNEYIKYFAPEYSLKIPGGQIENLNSKSYLSTIKMQVLENLRCIQHAPSVQMQEVPPDFYIPDFDEDEQNPDERMDQHTQDKHIQRDDEYYEGDNDNDHNMDAP, encoded by the exons ATGCGCTCCAAGGACAGAATTTCTTACTTCTATGACG GGGATGTGGGTAGCGTTTACTTTGGGCCGAATCATCCAATGAAGCCACACCGGCTTTGTATGACTCATCATCTTGTTCTCTCCTATGAGCTCCATAAGAAGATGGAGATTTAT CGGCCTCACAAGGCATATCCTGTTGAGCTTGCGCAGTTCCATTCAGCTGACTATGTTGAATTTTTACACCGGATTGCACCAGACACTCAACActtgtttgcaaatgaattGGCAAGAT ATAATCTTGGAGAAGATTGTCCTGTCTTTGAAAACCTGTTCGAATTTTGTCAAATTTATGCTGGTGGAACAATAG ATGCTGCACGTAGATTAAACAACCAACTATGTGACATTGCTATAAACTGGGCTGGTGGATTACACCATGCCAAGAAGTGTGAGGCATCTGGATTTTGCTACATCAACGACTTAGTTTTGGGGATTTTGGAGCTTCTGAAATATCATGCACGTGTTTTATATATTGATATAGACGTACATCATGGTGATGGTGTCGAAGAAGCCTTTTATTTCACTGACAG GGTGATGACCGTGAGTTTTCACAAGTATGGGGATTTGTTCTTTCCTGGAACCGGAGATGTTAAG GATGTAGGAGAAAGAGAAGGAAAGTTTTATGCTATAAATGTCCCCCTGAAGGATGGCATAGATGACACCAGCTTCAATCGACTTTTTAAAACA ATTATCTCCAAGGTTGTAGAGACATATCTGCCAGGTGTAATAGTTCTTCAATGTGGAGCAGATTCTTTAGCTAGAGATCGCTTAGGCTGTTTCAATCTCTCCATTGATG GGCATGCTGAATGTGTTAGGTTTGTGAAGAAATTCAATTTGCCTTTACTG GTTACTGGAGGTGGAGGGTACACAAAAGAGAATGTTGCTCGATGTTGGACTGTTGAAACAGGAGTTCTTTTAGATACAGAGCTACCTAATG AGATCCCAGATAATGAGTATATCAAATATTTTGCCCCCGAGTATTCTTTGAAGATTCCAGGTGGACAAATA GAGAATTTAAATAGCAAATCTTACCTTAGCACAATAAAAATGCAAGTACTGGAAAATCTTCGATGCATACAACATGCTCCAAGTGTACAAATGCAAGAG GTTCCACCCGATTTTTATATTCCTGATTTTGATGAAGACGAGCAAAACCCAGATGAGCGCATGGATC aGCATACTCAAGACAAGCATATTCAAAGAGATGATGAATATTATGAAGGGGACAATGACAATGATCATAACATGGATGCTCCTTGA
- the LOC110613414 gene encoding histone deacetylase 9 isoform X3, protein MTVSFHKYGDLFFPGTGDVKDVGEREGKFYAINVPLKDGIDDTSFNRLFKTIISKVVETYLPGVIVLQCGADSLARDRLGCFNLSIDGHAECVRFVKKFNLPLLVTGGGGYTKENVARCWTVETGVLLDTELPNEIPDNEYIKYFAPEYSLKIPGGQIENLNSKSYLSTIKMQVLENLRCIQHAPSVQMQEVPPDFYIPDFDEDEQNPDERMDQHTQDKHIQRDDEYYEGDNDNDHNMDAP, encoded by the exons ATGACCGTGAGTTTTCACAAGTATGGGGATTTGTTCTTTCCTGGAACCGGAGATGTTAAG GATGTAGGAGAAAGAGAAGGAAAGTTTTATGCTATAAATGTCCCCCTGAAGGATGGCATAGATGACACCAGCTTCAATCGACTTTTTAAAACA ATTATCTCCAAGGTTGTAGAGACATATCTGCCAGGTGTAATAGTTCTTCAATGTGGAGCAGATTCTTTAGCTAGAGATCGCTTAGGCTGTTTCAATCTCTCCATTGATG GGCATGCTGAATGTGTTAGGTTTGTGAAGAAATTCAATTTGCCTTTACTG GTTACTGGAGGTGGAGGGTACACAAAAGAGAATGTTGCTCGATGTTGGACTGTTGAAACAGGAGTTCTTTTAGATACAGAGCTACCTAATG AGATCCCAGATAATGAGTATATCAAATATTTTGCCCCCGAGTATTCTTTGAAGATTCCAGGTGGACAAATA GAGAATTTAAATAGCAAATCTTACCTTAGCACAATAAAAATGCAAGTACTGGAAAATCTTCGATGCATACAACATGCTCCAAGTGTACAAATGCAAGAG GTTCCACCCGATTTTTATATTCCTGATTTTGATGAAGACGAGCAAAACCCAGATGAGCGCATGGATC aGCATACTCAAGACAAGCATATTCAAAGAGATGATGAATATTATGAAGGGGACAATGACAATGATCATAACATGGATGCTCCTTGA
- the LOC110613417 gene encoding uncharacterized protein LOC110613417 — MSETPFRPREKLFEKQRYFQSIQKHTYLKGPFDKVTSVAIPVALAGSAIFLIGRGIYNMTHGIGKKE, encoded by the exons ATGTCAGAAACCCCTTTTCGCCCACGGGAGAAGCTGTTTGAGAAGCAGAGATATTTCCAAAGCATTCAGAAACATACTTATCTGAAAGGACCTTTTGATAAGGTCACCTCTGTTGCCATTCCTGTAGCTTTGGCAGGGAGCGCAATATTCCTTATT GGACGAGGGATCTATAATATGACTCATGGGATTGGGAAGAAAGAATGA
- the LOC122723543 gene encoding ABC transporter G family member 35-like, whose product MERYIDLGLPGVDGLSTEQGKRLTIAVELLVNPSIIFMNEPTSGLDARAAAIVMHTVRNTVDTGRTDTPHVDERGGHVIYSGPLGRHSHKLVEYFEHLYQKFSKRSKILLQSVLGVPNIKEGYHPATWMLEHQIQVGMDKS is encoded by the exons ATGGAAAGATATATTGACT TAGGACTTCCAGGAGTGGATGGCCTTTCAACTGAACAGGGAAAGAGGCTAACTATAGCGGTTGAATTGCTTGTCAATCCCTCAATTATCTTTATGAATGAGCCCACATCAGGCCTCGATGCTAGAGCTGCTGCTATTGTTATGCATACTGTGAGGAACACAGTGGATACAGGACGAACTGATACGC CTCATGTTGATGAAAGAGGAGGACATGTGATATATTCTGGACCTCTTGGCCGCCATTCTCACAAGCTTGTTGAATATTTTGAG CATTTGTATCAGAAGTTCTCTAAGAGATCTAAAATTCTGCTTCAGTCTGTACTAGGTGTTCCCAATATCAAGGAAGGTTATCATCCTGCTACTTGGATGTTAGAG CATCAAATTCAAGTAGGTATGGATAAATCATAG
- the LOC110613416 gene encoding RNA polymerase sigma factor RpoD, giving the protein MRTHKQILDKQQSQSQRFKNPSIINTIGSPAKDDDNEEEEEEISRSALATFRAKEEEIEKKKLEIRNKVQAQLARVEEATKRLAEIREELEALADPLRKEVTLVRRKIDMVNRELKPLGQTCQKKEKEYREALEGFNEKNKEKSKLVSKLMELVGESERLRLKKLEELSKNIETLP; this is encoded by the exons ATGAGAACCCATAAACAGATATTGGATAAACAACAATCACAAAGCCAGAGATTTAAGAATCCATCTATTATCAATACAATTGGAAGTCCAGCAAAGGATGATGATaatgaggaggaggaagaggagatATCAAGATCAGCATTGGCTACGTTTCGAGCCAAGGAAGAGGAGATTGAGAAGAAGAAATTGGAGATTAGAAACAAGGTTCAAGCTCAGTTGGCTCGAGTTGAAGAAGCAACCAAACGCTTAGCTGAGATACGAGAA gagcTTGAAGCTCTCGCAGATCCTTTGAGGAAAGAAGTTACACTTGTGAGAAGAAAGATCGATATGGTTAACCGGGAGTTGAAACCTCTGGGGCAAACGTGCCAGAAGAAG GAGAAAGAATACAGAGAAGCACTTGAAGGTTTTAATgagaaaaataaggaaaaatctAAACTAGTTTCCAAATTAATGGAG CTGGTGGGTGAAAGTGAGAGACTGAGGTTGAAGAAGCTGGAGGAATTGAGCAAGAACATTGAAACACTTCCCTAA
- the LOC110613345 gene encoding UPF0481 protein At3g47200: METSNFPTSHSQENGGISHQIIRIPEEADQEWITSVEKKIQEIPKLLSKSAGGSSCCIFRVPQSLVEVNTKAYQPHIVSMGPYHHGRDNLNMIQEHKWRFLGAVLARTQKHGVGLSDLFKAIASMEKKIRDCYSETIEFSSHDLIEMMVLDGCFVIELFCIVGRLVQINLDDPLFNMSWILYFLMRDFLRLENQIPFFVLQTLFGLSFSDSRKENIPSLTELTLGFFDYVVQRPSEVIDSCKNLNGKHLLDFFRLTFVSKLQDHQVPRKISPFLHLIQSANKLHLAGIKFKPRETETFLDIKFSRGILEIPPLTIDDFTSSFLLNCVAYEQCCSHCSKHITTYVTFMSCLINSPVDAGYLSDHRIIENYFGTDMEVAKFFNNIGKDIAFDIQRSYLAKLFEDVNEYYRNNWHVRWAGFKYTYFNTPWSFMSALAALVLLILTIIQAFFAVYGYVHPLGNGH; encoded by the coding sequence ATGGAAACATCAAATTTTCCCACCAGCCACAGCCAAGAAAATGGAGGAATCTCTCATCAGATTATCAGGATCCCAGAAGAAGCAGATCAAGAATGGATAACTTCAGTTGAAAAGAAGATCCAAGAGATTCCAAAGCTGTTGAGCAAATCAGCAGGTGGAAGTTCCTGTTGCATTTTTAGAGTTCCTCAAAGTCTAGTTGAAGTCAACACCAAAGCTTATCAACCCCACATAGTCTCCATGGGACCTTACCACCATGGAAGAGACAACCTTAACATGATTCAAGAACACAAGTGGAGATTTCTTGGTGCTGTTCTTGCAAGAACACAAAAGCATGGTGTTGGTCTCAGTGACTTGTTTAAAGCCATAGCATCAATGGAGAAGAAGATAAGAGATTGCTATTCTGAAACTATTGAATTCAGTAGCCATGATTTGATTGAAATGATGGTGCTTGATGGATGTTTTGTGATTGAACTTTTCTGCATAGTTGGAAGGTTAGTTCAGATTAATCTTGATGACCCATTATTCAATATGTCTTGGATTTTGTATTTTCTCATGAGGGATTTTCTCAGGCTAGAAAATCAAATTCCTTTCTTTGTTCTTCAGACATTGTTTGGGCTATCATTTTCAGATTCCAGGAAGGAAAACATTCCCTCCTTGACAGAACTCACTCTGGGATTCTTTGATTATGTGGTTCAGAGACCAAGTGAAGTCATAGACAGCTGCAAAAATCTGAATGGGAAACATTTGCTTGATTTTTTTCGTTTAACTTTCGTCTCAAAATTACAAGATCATCAAGTCCCACGAAAGATTAGTCCATTTCTTCATTTGATTCAATCCGCTAACAAGCTTCATCTTGCTGGAATCAAATTCAAGCCAAGGGAGACTGAAACCTTCTTAGACATTAAATTCAGTCGAGGAATCCTCGAAATACCTCCTTTAACAATCGACGATTTCACCAGCTCTTTCTTGCTGAATTGTGTAGCATATGAGCAATGTTGCAGCCATTGTTCAAAGCATATTACAACATATGTTACATTCATGAGTTGTCTCATCAACTCCCCTGTTGATGCTGGGTACTTGAGTGATCACAGAATCATTGAGAATTACTTTGGAACTGATATGGAAGTTGCAAAATTCTTTAATAACATTGGCAAGGACATTGCTTTTGATATTCAAAGGAGTTATCTGGCGAAATTGTTTGAGGATGTTAATGAATATTACAGGAACAATTGGCATGTTAGATGGGCAGGCTTCAAGTACACCTATTTTAACACACCTTGGTCATTcatgtctgccttagctgcacTTGTCCTCCTCATCCTTACTATCATTCAGGCGTTCTTTGCGGTGTACGGTTATGTTCATCCTCTCGGCAATGGGCATTGA
- the LOC110613931 gene encoding ribosome-inactivating protein gelonin, whose protein sequence is MKANKNLWVVAATWFCWTVAFGLARVCPITSDDKHKLGFPTVSFTTADATPDTYSQFVQALRKELISGAESYSIPLLRQESKVSNAQRFVLVKLSNAKASTTLAIDVVNVYLVAYQVEASSYFFNDTSAAAFSDLFEGTTKIRFKFSGGYPDLKNLGADRENVDLGLFSLDSAIFSLNKYSSSDHNKIAAPLLVVIQMVSEASRISHIERKIMTYFYQRFRPLGDVISLENQWSALSSAIQKSNGGVFQEPVQLQKSDYTFFDVTNVKQIRPYLALLLFDSKKSVSSLRQDIDVA, encoded by the coding sequence ATGAAAGCAAACAAGAACCTGTGGGTTGTAGCAGCAACATGGTTTTGCTGGACAGTTGCATTTGGATTGGCGAGAGTTTGCCCCATAACTTCAGATGACAAACACAAACTTGGGTTTCCCACCGTGAGCTTCACCACCGCCGATGCAACTCCCGACACCTACTCCCAATTCGTGCAGGCTCTACGAAAAGAGTTGATAAGTGGAGCTGAAAGCTACTCGATACCATTGCTGCGTCAGGAATCCAAAGTTTCGAATGCTCAGAGATTTGTTTTGGTGAAGCTTTCAAATGCCAAGGCTTCTACCACATTAGCAATAGATGTTGTCAACGTCTACCTGGTGGCTTATCAAGTTGAAGCTAGTTCATACTTCTTTAACGATACTTCTGCTGCTGCATTTTCTGATCTTTTCGAAGGCACAACAAAAATCAGGTTCAAATTCAGTGGTGGGTATCCTGATCTCAAAAACTTAGGTGCCGACAGAGAGAATGTCGACTTGGGACTCTTTTCACTGGATTCTGCTATCTTTTCACTTAACAAATACAGCTCATCAGATCATAATAAAATTGCTGCTCCTCTGCTTGTTGTTATCCAAATGGTTTCAGAAGCGTCAAGAATCTCACACATTGAGAGGAAGATTATGACTTATTTCTACCAAAGATTTCGCCCTCTTGGCGACGTGATTAGCCTCGAAAACCAGTGGAGTGCACTGTCTTCTGCAATCCAGAAATCTAATGGAGGAGTGTTTCAAGAACCAGTTCAGTTGCAAAAATCTGACTATACTTTTTTCGATGTGACCAACGTTAAACAAATAAGACCTTACTTGGCACTGTTGCTGTTCGATTCTAAGAAGTCCGTATCAAGCCTTCGACAAGATATAGATGTAGCTTAA